The following nucleotide sequence is from Acidovorax radicis.
AACCGCTGATTTTCGCTTGATTCATTGGCAGCCCACGCTCTCACGCCTGCGGCCACTGAAAGGGCAGCGGTTTTTTCTCCAGAAAGCAGTGCACGGCCTCGCGGTGTTCGGGCGTGCCCATGGCCAGGGCCTGGGCGTTGGCTTCCTGCTCCAGCAGCGAAGGCAGGTCGCTGGCGGTCAGGCTCAGCGAGCGCTTGATCAGGCTCAGCGCCACCGGCGAGGCGTTTACAAAGCTGTGCGCGATCACGTGGGCGCGTGCTTGCAGTGCCTCGGGTTCGGCCAGTTCAAAGGCAATGCCCAGCCGCAGCGCTTCCTGCGCAGACACCTCGCGCCCCGACAGCATCAGCTCACGCACACGCTGCACGCCGACGACGCGCGGCAGGGTATAGAACGCCGCGCAGTCCGGCACCACGCCCATGCGGATGAAAGACATGGCAAAGCGCGCGCGTGTGCTGGCGATGATGAAGTCGGCCGCCAGCGCCAAGCTGAAGCCCGCGCCATAGGCCGCGCCATCCACGGCCGCGACCACCGGCTTGTCCAGCAGCATCAGGTCCTTGAGCCAGTCGTGCAGGCTGGTCAGGCGGCGGCGCCAGCCACCGTTGTCCAGGCCGCTGGCCGCTATGTTGCCCAGGTCGCCGCCCGAGCAGAAATGTGCGCCCGCGCCCGTCAGCACCAGCGCGCGAATGGCCGGGTCGCCCTGCACCTGGCGCACCACCTCGGCCATCTCACCGCGCATGGCGGGGTCGAAGGCGTTGCGTTTGTCGGGGTTGCTCAGGGTCAGCGTGGCCACGCCGTCCTGCACCTCGAAAGCGATGCGTTCATAGCTTGTGGTCATGCCGCGCTCCGGGGCACATAGGACGCGCGCATGTCGCGTCCACCGTGCAGCGATGAGCCACCGTCCACGGGGATGACGGCGCCCGTCACAAAGCTGGCCTGCGGCGACGACAGGAACAGCGCCACGTGGGCAATGTCCTCCAGCGTGCCCATGCGTTGCAACGGCACGGTGGCGACCGCGTTGGCCAGCGCCTCAGGGGTGGGCGCAAGCCGGCGCATGCCTTCGGTATCGGCAATGGGGCCGGGCGCTATGGCGTTCACGCGCACGCCTGCCTCGCCCCATTCCATGGCCAGCACGCGCGTCATCATGTCGATGCCGGCCTTGGCCGCGCAGGCGTGCACCTGGTACATGGTGGGGTTGACGCCCTGTGGCGCCGAAATGTTGATGACGCTGGCACCTGGCTTCCTCAGCATCGGATAGGCTAGGCGCAACACGTGGAAAGTGCCGTTCAGGTCAATGTCGATCACGGTCTTGAAGCCGTTGGGCGACAAGTCCTTGGCGGGGGCAATGAAGTTGCCCGCAGCGCCCGAGACCAGCACATCGATGTCACCGAACTGCGCATGCGCCTGGCGTAGCGCGGTTTCCACCGCCACCGGGTCGCGCACATCGGTGCTGATGCCCAGCGCCTGCGCACCCAGCGCGCGCAGCCCGTCGGCCGCCTGCTGCACCTTGTCGGGCGATCGGCTCATCACGGTGACATGGGCGCCCGCGCGGGCAAACGCCTGGGCGATGCCGAGATTGATGCCACTGCTGCCGCCAGCCACGAACACGTGGCGGCCTGCGAAGGTTGGGGGGATGTGCATGGTGTGTCCTCAATCCAGTTGCAATTTCTGGCTGCGAATCAAGTCGCCCCAGTCCTGGCGGTCGCGCTCCACGATCTTCGAGAACTGCTCGCTCGCCATGCCGCCGGGGCGGCCACCGAGTTCGCGGTAGCGCTGGACCACGGCCGGGTCCTGCAACACAGCGATGAGGTTGTCGGTGAGCTTCTTCACCACCGCCGGTGGCGTCTTGGCGGGCACGAAAAAGCCCATCCAGCCCACCTTGTCGAAGTCCTTCATGCCCAGCTCGGCCATGGTGGGCACGTCGGGCAGCTCGGGCTCGCGCGTGGCGCCGGTCACGGCCAGCGCGCGCAGCTTGCCGTCCTTGACGTGGCCCAGCGATCCCGTGAGGTTGTCGAACATGAATTGCGTTTCGCCGCCCACGATGGCCATGGTGGCCGGGGCGGAGCCCTTGTAGGGCACATGGACCACATCGACGCCCGCGCTCTGGCGCAGCAGCTCACCCATCAGGTGCGTGGTCTGGCCCACGCCCGCAGACGAAAACGCCAGCTTGCCCGGCTCGCGCTTGGCGGCGGCGACGAGGTCTTTCAGGCTTTTGATGGGCGACTTCACCGGCACGACCAGCACGTTGGCGAACGAGATCATGTCGGTCAACGCAATGAAGTCCTCGGCCTTGTAGGGGAGCTTCTGGTAGGCGGTGTAATTGATGGCGTTGGAGCCGGTGTTGCCCACCAGCACGGTGTAGCCGTCAGGCTGGGAGCGCGCCACGAGGCTGCTGCCCAACGAGCCGCCCGCGCCGGGCTTGTTGTCCACCACGATGGGCTGGCCCAGCCGCTCGCTGAGCTTTTGTGCCATGAAGCGTGCAGGCGTGTCGGTGGTGCCGCCGGCCGCACCGGGCACGACGAAGGTGATGGGACGCGTGGGCCACGCGGCGTCGGCCCGGGCGGGCTGCGACGTCGCCAGCGCGGCCAGGCCCAGCAGGGCGCTAGCGCCCGCCAGGCGCAGCGCTTGGCGGTGATGGTGGAAAGGCATGTTTTGTCTCCTTCGGTCCTGGTAGTGCTGGGCTGTCAATTGCTATTGAATAAATAGCGTATTGCGCTTTATGGACGGGCGTTTGAGCCTCTTATTTCATCAAACACCTTGCCAGACAGGCGGGCGCTTTTCGGCAAAGGCCGTGGCCCCTTCGCGTGCGTCTTGCGAGGCGAATACCGGCGCGGTGATCACGGCCTGGCGGTCAAACATCTCGGCCTGCGGCCAGTCGGCCGACTCTTGCGCCACGCGCTTGCTGGCGATCAGCGCCAGCGGGCCATTGGCTGCCACGGTCTGGGCCAGTTCCAGGGCGGCGTCCAGCGCCTGGCCGGGCTCGACCAGGCGGTTGACCAGGCCATGGGCCTGGGCGCGCTCGGCGCCGAACATGTCGCCGGTGAGGATGCATTCCATGGCGACGTGGTAGGGCAGGCGCTTGGGCAGGCGCAACAGGCCACCAGCGGTGGCCGCCAAACCCCGCTTGACCTCGGGCAGGCCGAACTTGGCCGTACGGGCGGCCACGATCAGGTCGCAGGCCAGCACCAGCTCGAAGCCACCGGCCAGCGCGTAGCCCTCGACGGCGGCGATCAGCGGTTTGCGCGGCGGCTGTTGCGTGAGGCCACAAAACCCCCGCCCGGCGATGCTCGGGCGCTTGCCCTGCAGGAAGCCCTTCAAGTCCATGCCCGCACAGAAGGTGCCACCCGCGCCGGTGACGATGCCTACCTGCAGCGCCGGGTTGCTGTCCAGCGCATCGAGCGCGGCCACCATGGCCTCGGCCATCTCCAGCGTGGCGGCATTGCGTGCCTCGGCGTTGCTCAGCGTCATGATTTGCACGTTGCCGCGCACTTCGACCAGTACCGTGGATGCCATCAAAAAATCCTTTCAGTGCTTCGCGGCGTTGTTCACCGCATTGCGTAGCCCCGACCTCTGACATTGGCGCTGCCCAGACCAAGGCAGCCGCGCAAGGGCCGCCCTGCCGCGCTGGCTGCGTCCCCCTTCCCGGAGGGCGAAGCGCGCAGAGAGAAGGGGGAAGGCGCGTAGCGCCTCAGGGGGTTGTCACCTCGGTGCCATGCGAATGGCCCCATCGAGGCGGATGGTCTCGCCGTTGAGCATGGGGTTCTCCAGGATGTGCAGGGCAGTCAGCGCGTACTCGCTGGGGTGGCCCAGGCGTGCCGGGTGGGGCACCGAGGCGGCCAGCGACTGGCGCACGTTCTCGGGCAGCTTGGCCAGGATGGGCGTGTCAAACAGGCCGGGGGCAATGG
It contains:
- a CDS encoding enoyl-CoA hydratase/isomerase family protein gives rise to the protein MTTSYERIAFEVQDGVATLTLSNPDKRNAFDPAMRGEMAEVVRQVQGDPAIRALVLTGAGAHFCSGGDLGNIAASGLDNGGWRRRLTSLHDWLKDLMLLDKPVVAAVDGAAYGAGFSLALAADFIIASTRARFAMSFIRMGVVPDCAAFYTLPRVVGVQRVRELMLSGREVSAQEALRLGIAFELAEPEALQARAHVIAHSFVNASPVALSLIKRSLSLTASDLPSLLEQEANAQALAMGTPEHREAVHCFLEKKPLPFQWPQA
- a CDS encoding SDR family oxidoreductase, which encodes MHIPPTFAGRHVFVAGGSSGINLGIAQAFARAGAHVTVMSRSPDKVQQAADGLRALGAQALGISTDVRDPVAVETALRQAHAQFGDIDVLVSGAAGNFIAPAKDLSPNGFKTVIDIDLNGTFHVLRLAYPMLRKPGASVINISAPQGVNPTMYQVHACAAKAGIDMMTRVLAMEWGEAGVRVNAIAPGPIADTEGMRRLAPTPEALANAVATVPLQRMGTLEDIAHVALFLSSPQASFVTGAVIPVDGGSSLHGGRDMRASYVPRSAA
- a CDS encoding Bug family tripartite tricarboxylate transporter substrate binding protein, translating into MPFHHHRQALRLAGASALLGLAALATSQPARADAAWPTRPITFVVPGAAGGTTDTPARFMAQKLSERLGQPIVVDNKPGAGGSLGSSLVARSQPDGYTVLVGNTGSNAINYTAYQKLPYKAEDFIALTDMISFANVLVVPVKSPIKSLKDLVAAAKREPGKLAFSSAGVGQTTHLMGELLRQSAGVDVVHVPYKGSAPATMAIVGGETQFMFDNLTGSLGHVKDGKLRALAVTGATREPELPDVPTMAELGMKDFDKVGWMGFFVPAKTPPAVVKKLTDNLIAVLQDPAVVQRYRELGGRPGGMASEQFSKIVERDRQDWGDLIRSQKLQLD
- a CDS encoding crotonase/enoyl-CoA hydratase family protein, yielding MASTVLVEVRGNVQIMTLSNAEARNAATLEMAEAMVAALDALDSNPALQVGIVTGAGGTFCAGMDLKGFLQGKRPSIAGRGFCGLTQQPPRKPLIAAVEGYALAGGFELVLACDLIVAARTAKFGLPEVKRGLAATAGGLLRLPKRLPYHVAMECILTGDMFGAERAQAHGLVNRLVEPGQALDAALELAQTVAANGPLALIASKRVAQESADWPQAEMFDRQAVITAPVFASQDAREGATAFAEKRPPVWQGV